The genomic segment CCGCCTCGCGAGTGACCAGGTACACCACATCGGCCGACGGACACGTCGCGTCCCGCTCCGGGATCACGCCCCACACGCCGGCGTCGATCAGCACCCAATCGAACCACTGCCGCAACTGGCTGATGAGCTTCGGCAGGTCGCGGCCGATGGCGGCGCCGATCGCGTCGGACCCGGCCGCATCGGTCGCGGACCCGGCGGTGAGGGCCTGAAGGCCCGGGACGACGGTCGGCTGAAACGCCCACGTCAACGGCATGTGACCGCCGAGCACTTCGGCCAGTCCGGGCGCGGCCCGCAGCGCGAGCTTCGGGGCCACGCCGGGCCGGGTCACGTTCGTGTCCAGCACCAGCACCCGCTGTCCCTCGCGGGCCAGCGTGACCCCCAGGTTCAGGATCACCGTAGTCGTGCCGGCCTCCGGCGAGGCGGCCGTGAACGTGAGCACCCGCGACGTCGCTTCGGGGAGCTGCCGGGCGATCTCGTCGCGGAGCGTGCGGTACTCGCCGCTGACGGGGTGGTCGGGGAAGTGGAGCGCGACCAGCCCGGCGTCGGGGCCGTCCGTCGTGCGACCGATGGGCCGCGGCGCCGCGTCGTGGAAGCGAACCGACAGGTACGTCCCGGTCGGCGCGTCCGGACCCGGCGCGGCGACCGACGGGGGCGCGACGACCGCTGCTGCGGGGGCGGCGATCCGCGGGAACGCGCGCGGCGGGTCCTGCTTGAGTTTCGCCTCGGGCACCGGCACCGGAGCCGTTACCGCCGCCTTCGCGGGCGCCGCGGAGAAGACCGGGCCGCCGGGGCCGCCGATTTCGACGAACGGCGGCGTCTCGGCGTCGTCCACGAACTCTTCGTCCTCGCGCTCCACTTCGGCCGTGCCCGCGGATCGTGGGGACCCGGTTCCGGTCATGGCGCTGAACACCCGGCTCATTCCGTACCCCTGACCGGTGGAGAAGGCCCGCTCGGGCGGGCCAATGAGGTTTAGAGCCGTCCCGCGGCACCGGTTCGGGAACCGGTGCCGCGCTCGCATACGGACGGCGAATGAAGAACGCGCCGAGGCGCGTCACCGGTACGTGACCGGTGGAGAATGAATGAGGCGGGGCGGGCGCCAACACAGGGCTCGACGAACCGTGTGACTCACGCCGACCGCTTCCGACCTGCTTTTTCTTTCGGCCCGCGGGTGCCCGTGCGCTCATTCGGTTCGGACACTTTCCCGTTTCCGGTGCCCGGGTCGCCCGATCGTAACGGGTGCGGCAGCAGCACGGCGTCGCCGGCGCCGGGCTCGTCCGGTGGGGCGATGCCGAGTCGGCCCAGCGCCTCCAGCACGGCCTCCAGTTCGACCACTTCGGCGCGCCGGCCCCGGCGGCCAGCTCGAACGCCAGCCCGGCCGCCCGGTTCAGCACCCGCGGGGAGCCGCCGCACACCGCCGCCAGGAGCGTCACGGCGTCGTCGTCGAACACTTTTGCGGGGTCGCCGCCGGCCGCCCGCACCTGGTGCCGGAGGAACCCGGCCGACTCGTCCGCGGCGAGCGGCTCGACGCGCACCGCACGGCCACGCGGTCCGCGAAGAGCGCGTACGCGGGGCGCCGCAGCGCGTCGCGGAGCATCGGCTGGGCCACCAGAACGGCGAACGCCGCCACCCCCTGCCGGGTCTCCAGGTTGCCCAGGAGGCGCAGCTCTTCCAGCGCCGCGAGGCTCAGGTGCTGCGCCTCGTCGATCACGATGACGGTCGGAAAGGCACCCGTCGCGGCGTCGAGCAGGTGGCCGGTGACCGCGAGCCGCAGCTCCTGTTCGCTTAGCCCCTGGTAGGGCTTGCCGAGGTCGAACAGGATGGCCTGGAGCAGGTCGGCCGGGCGGTCGGCGTAGGCGTTCGGGAGCAGAGCGCGGGGCACGTCCGGCAGGAGGTCGTCGAGCCACTTCCGGGCGACGAGCGATTTGCCGACCCCGGCCGGGCCGTCGATCAGCACGGCCGGCTCGCGGCGGGCGAACGCCGCGGCGAGGGCCGCACGAGCGGCGTCGTGCGACGGGGCCGAAAAGTACGCGGCCGGATCGACGGCCGGGCGGAACGCCGGTCGGTCCAAGCCGAAGTGCGACCAGTCCACGGGCCGCGTCTCCTGGGGTGCAAAGGCGGGTCTTGTGGGCGGGCGAACGGTCCCCGCGTTCGGGAGCAATCGGCGGTCCGGATCGCGCAACTTGAACCCATCATTTGGGCTTCGCGTCAAGTGCCATCCACCAGTTTTTCTCTGCAAATTTTCTCGCGCCAACGGCATCAGATTTCGTACTTGCACCTACCGCTACCACCGGTATATCTTCCCATCCACTCGCGGCGAAAACGCACCGCACTGACTGCCAGGAGGCAGAGACTATGAGCAGGACGCTCACCCTGATCGACGCCGGTTGGGACTCCGTCCGCGCGACCGCGGAACGCGGTCAGCGGGCCGACGCACTGGCCCGGCTGACGACCCTGCTCGCGCGCCCCGACGTGCCCGCGGCGCTCGCCGCTGAGGGGCACCGGTTCGCGGGCGAACTGGCCCTCGATCTGGGGCGGTATGCGGCGGCCCGCCGGCACCTGAAGGTGTCCGCCGCGCTGGACCCGGGACGCGGGGGCACGCACTACCTCGCCGGCCGGGCGTGGGAAGAAGACCCGGACGGGTGCGACCGCAAGGCCGCGATCTGTTACCGCCGCGCGATGAAATTCGGTTCCCAATCTCTCCACCGGGCCGCCTTCGGGCGGGCCGCGGCACGCTGCGGAAAGGTGCGGTTCGGTGCCCGCGCGATGCTCGCTGCGGCGGAACAGGCGCCGGGCGATCTGGCCGTGGTGCGGATCGCGGTCCAGGGGCTACTGGAAGCGGGTCGGGTCGCGGCGGCACGCCGGGTGCTAATCACTACCCGGTTCCTTCGTCCCGGTGCGTCCGAACTCGTGGCGCTCTGGGAGCGGGTGAAGTTCGAAGCCGCGCGCCAGACCCAGAAGGCTGGGGCAACAGCCCGCACGCGCGAAATCGCACGGTACGCGCAGGACGCGCATTTCGCCACGGATGGCGACCGTGTGACCTTACCCTTCGTGCGTGTCGTTCGTGGTGCGGAAGCCCCCAAGGGCGGCCCGGACGGTGTTGCCGGCACGGTGCGGCGCGACGTCGCATCGTTCCCGCGGCCACACCTGGCCCGTCTACGGACCCGCAAAGCGGACCGGTAAACGAAAACGGCGAGGACACGGGTCAGGGACGGACCCAGTGAGCGGCCGGTTAATCGACCGAGCCAAGCGGCAGGCAGGAAGCCTAGGGCCGCGATCACGCCCGGCACAGGATGCGTCCGGGCGTGATCATTTTCAGGAGGCCGTGAACGTGAGCGGCCTCTTGAACGCACGACGGGTCGGTGCGCGAGTTCCCAGCCCCGCGCACCGACCCGTCGTGTCTTCGAGGGCGCTCGGTTACGGCAAGCGGCGTTCCAGGCGCCGCAGTTCGCGCGGGGTCAGTCCGTACGTCCGGAAGATCTCGGTGCGGTACGTCGGGGCGTAGAACTGCGGGTAGGTCGTGACGGTGTACGTCGGGATCGCTTTGTACGCGTCGGCGGTGATGCCCAGGACGGCCGTCTTCTTCTCCAGATCGAACTTCGCGGCCTCCCACGGCACCGTGATCAGCTTGCTATCGTTGGTCGAGACGATCATGTACTCCAGGTTCCCGGCGTCGTCGAACACCAGATCTTCCACCGTACCGACCGCGGTGTTGTTCTGGATCAGGATCTTGGTGCCGAGAACCTGCTTGGCGCGGAAGGTGTTATTGACCGCCGCACCGGCGATCGGGCGCGGGGGGTCGGCCGCGAGAGCCGGCACGGTGCCCGCGGCGAGCAGGAAGGCGGCGGAGGCCGCGCGCAGGGTGTAGCACTTCATGGGGATCTCCAGGCGGGCGACGAGGGAGCCCCGACCACATGCGGGGAGCACCGAGGTCGAGGCCCGCTGGTCGTTGCAATTCGCGCGCCCCGTTTCAGGCGGGGCCGAACGACATGCCGCGAACCCGCGTAAGTGTCCTATCGCGGTGGCCGATCGTTGGGCGAGGAGGGACCGATATCAGGCCCTTCAGGAGCTTGCCCAGACGGCGAAATCACCCGCGCCGGGCCGAATTCGGCGCAACCGGCGCCCCGACTGACCTTCTTCTCTTAGGCGGGCGCGGGTATCACTTAAAAAGCCGCTACTCTCCGCACCGATTCGTGGCCGGAACCATCGAACAATACATCGGGGGCGTTGGGTCGAACCTTCTGTCACAATTCTGCGTCCGTGGAACGTTCTTCTGCCGCGGGCGCTCCTAGAATGGTGACAGAGGGGCGACCGCCCTCCCCCTCACTCAATCCGGGAGCCACCATGAGCAACACGCCCAACCGTGCCGGTAACTCGGCCGGAAAGCCTCGCAAGAAAGAGGTCACTCTGGACCTCTCGACGGCCCGTCAGATGCTTCCGCTGGTCAAGAGCATCGTGACGGACATCGTGAACTCGCGGCGGGCGCTCAACAAGCTCACGCCGGAACAGGACCGCCTCGAGCGCCAGCGCCGCGAACTGGTCTGGCAGGAGCGGCAGCGGCGGTACCAGATCATCGACGAGATCGCGGCGGCCGAAAAGGCGCTGGCCACGGCCCTCGGCGAACTGAACAACCTGGGCATCAGCCTGGTGGACGATGAGGCCGGGGAAGTGGACTTCCCCACGAAGGTGAACGGCCGGACGGCCGCGTTCTCCTGGCTGATGGGCGAGGACGGCCTGCGGCACTGGCACTACACGGACGAAGAGTCCCGCCGCCCCATTCCGGCCGACTGGGACAAGGCCGGTGCCGTCACCCCGACCCGCTATCGCGGCGGACAGCCGTAAGTCGTACACACCACTCACGCACTCACCGGGCCGCGACCTCATCCGTCGCGGCCCGTTTCGTTGTTACGAGAATATCGGGTCCGAGGCGCGCCGCGTTCGTGCCGTATCGATTGTGCTTTTCAGGCCCACCGTGAAGGCGCCCGTTTTTGTATTTTTTACCTCCAGTCGTTTGCACCCGCCGCGCCCGTGGACTAAACATTGGGTGTCCCCGAAGTCGGGTCCGCGAGGGCCGGACGGAACGGACAGCCGGGTCGCAGATTTTGTGCGATCCGGTGGCTAGTTTCGATTCGGGCTTTTACCGTTCCGAGGGGGGAACGGTTTAGGCTGCCAGGCTACCGAAGGGATGGACGGGACCCGTAAGTACGCTTGGTACACGGGGCGGGGTCACACCCGCCCCGTGTTAATTTTTGCGCGACTACTGAAGCCCACGAACTGGTGTTCGTGGGCTTCGTTTATTTAAAGAGACTCGTGCGGTCTCAAGTCGTAAGTCGTGAAGCCAAAGACTGGAGCGGGCCCGGGCTATCGACTTGTTGACTTGTGACTCCACTCGGGCGCGTGTGTGGAACGGCGCCCAGTGGCGTTCGGCCCGGCCGCCCGCTATGGTGGAGCGGACGATCCGTTGTGGAGGAACCCGAAATGAGTACCGCCGCCCCATCGGCCCCCGAACACGCGGAACCGCCGCCGCGGGTGATCGAAAGCACGCCCGGCCGGCTCGGCGGGTGGTCGCGGAACGCCGCCGTTTCCCGCGTCGGCCCGCCGTGGCACAGCCGGCTGTCCCGCGCCGCCCTCGTGATCCCCAAGGTGCGCCACTTCGAAAAGGAGTACCGCGACCTGCCCGACGAGCGGCTCACCGAAATCAGCATGGAGCTGCGGGGCAAGGCCCGCGGCAAGTGGGACCTGGACGCGATGCTCCCGCAGGCGTTCGGGCTGGTCTCGGTCGCCATTCAGCGGGTGCTCCGCATCCGGCCGTTCGACGTGCAGCTCGCGGCCGGCACGGTCATGCACTTCGGCGGCCTCGTCGAGCTCGCGACCGGTGAGGGCAAGACCGTCAGCGCGTCGGCCCCGGCGTACCTCAACGCGCTCTCCGGCAAGGGCGTCCACGTCACCACCGTCAACGACTACCTCGCCAAGCGCGACGCCGAGTGGATCGGCCCGGTGTACAAGAAGCTCGGCCTGACCGTCGGCGTGCTCCAACAGAAGATGGAGGAGCCCGACAAGATCGCCGCGTACAAGGCGGACATCACCTACGGCACCGCGGCCGAGTTCGGGTTCGACTTCCTCCGCGACCGGCTCAAGTTGCGCGGCGGGCAGGCGCAGGCCGCCCCGTTCTGGGCCGCGTGGACCGGGGGCGGCGGGCGGCTCGACCCGCGCGTCCAGCGGCCCCTGCACTACGCCATCGTGGACGAGGCGGACAGCATCTTCATCGACGAGGCGAAGACGCCGCTGATCATCGCCAACCCCACCCGGCTGGCCGAGCCGGAGGAGCAGGTGGTGTTCAAGTGGGCCGACGCGCTGGCCCGGAAGATGAAGCGCGACGAGCACTTCCTGATGAACGCCAAGAAGGACAAGGTCGAGCTGACCGACGCCGGCAAGCACCTGGTGCGGTACTCGAGCCCGCCCACCGGCAAGCACGCCAAGGCGATGGACAAGCTGCTCGAGGCGGTCGAGCGCGGGCTGCACGCGCACTACCGGTTCACCCGCGACCACCACTACCTGGTGAACGCCGAGGGCAAGGTCGTCATCATCGACGAGGGCACCGGCCGCCCGATGCCCGACCGGCACTGGCGCGACGGCCTGCACCAGGCCGTGGAGGCAAAGGAGGGCGCGCCGATCAACGTGGCGAGTTCGCACGCCGCCCAGGTCACGTTCCAGAACTTCTACCGGCTGTACGACAAGCTCGCCGGCATGTCCGGGACCCTGATGCCCAACTTCTGGGAGCTGCGCAAGGTGTACCGGCGGTGGACGACCCGCGTCCCGACGAACAAGCCGTCCCGGCGCGAGGTGATGCCGGACGCGGTGTTCCCGACCGAGGCCGCAAAGTTCGGCGCGGTGGTGGCGGCGACACAGGAGATGCTCCGCGCCGGGCGGCCGGTCCTGATCGGCACGCGCACGGTGGACGCGTCCAAGAAGATCAGCGCGCAGCTCACCGCCGCCGGCGTAACGCACCAGGTGCTCAACGCCGAGCAGAACGTGAGCGAGGCGGAGGTCATCGCGCGGGCCGGGCAGCCGGGCACCGTCACGGTAGCGACGAACATGGCCGGGCGCGGCACCGACATCAAGTTGGGGCCGGGCGTGGCCGAGGCCGGCGGGCTGCACGTGATCGGCACCGAGCGGCACGAGGCGGCGCGGATCGACCGGCAGTTGAGCGGCCGCGCCGGGCGCCAGGGCGACCCCGGCAGCGCCCAGTTCATGCTCTCGCTCGAGGACCAGCTCCTCGAAGGGCTGGGGGTGGCCAAGATGCGGGAACTGGTCGAACTGGGCCGGACCGGGGGCACCCGCGACTGGAACGCGTTCGCCCCGCTGTTCCTGCTCGCCCAGCGCCGGTTAGAGGCCCGGCACTACCGCCAGCGGCTCGATCTGATGAACTACGACAAGCAGCGCCAGGAAATGCTTCAGGACCTGGGCGCCGACCCCTACGTCGATTGATCTGCGGTCCGGCAGGTGCGGTCTGTTTTCTGTTTGTGTGGTACCGGCTTTCGAGCCGGTGCGTCCAGGCACACTGGCTCGAAAACCGGTACCACACAAATCCGACAGCCGCAACCGGATCGTGAATCAGACGAGCGCGGATCGTGTCTTCAGCCCGCGGGGCTGGGATTCCTGAGCCCCGGGAACGCTTATTGCTGCTGGCTCTGTTGCTGGCGCAGCGCTTTGGGCTGGGCCTTTTGGGGCGGTCCCGCGGTCATGCCGGGTGCGAACCACGCGGCCCCGGCCGGTTCCACGAGCGCGTCCGGTACGCGGTCCACCGGCCGGACGCCCACCGCCACCCCGATCGCCTCGCTCGCGGTTCCCTTCCACACGCCGCGGTTCGGCGGCACGTCCGAGAAATCGCGGCCGACAGCGGTGACGACGTGTTCCGACCCGACCCACCGGCCGTGCGTCGGGTCGATGTTCGCCCACCCGATTTCCGGCCCGCCCCAGACCTGTGCCCAGGCGTGCGTCGCGAGTTCGCCGGGCTGGTGCACGTACCCGCTGACGTACCGGGCGGGCAGGCCGCGCAACCGGGCCGCGGCCAGGAACAGGTGCGTGAAGTCCTGGCACACCCCGCGCCCGAGTTCCAGCGCTTCCGACACGCGCGTGTGCGCCTCGGTTACGAGCTTCTCGTACTGGAGGTGGGCGCGGACCGCGGCCATCACCGCCTCGGCGGCGTCCCGCACGCTCCCGCCGTCGGTGATGGGAACGGCCGCGGCGAACGCCCGCACGGGGCCGGCGAAGTCCACTTGCGGACTGGGGCGGAGGAACTCGGCCGCGTCCACCTGCCGCGTCACGTCCGTCGGGTGCGGGACGGCCGCGAGCGCCTCCGCCGCCGGGCGGCGGTGGACGCGGACGCACGCGGTCGACGAGATCAGCACCTCGGAGTGCGGGGCGAACAGGTTGAACAGTTCGACCTTGTTCCCGAACCCGTCCCGGTAACTGGTGACCGGCGTGACGGGAACGACGCGCAGCCGGTACCCCAGCACCGTTTGGTCGTCCTGCGACGGGGGGGCCGTGCGCACCTCAATCACGGCCTCCGAAACCGGAGCGGTATAGGTGAGCCGGGTCTCGTGATCGATCAGTAGCAGCATCGGGAACCTGCGGGTCTGTTTTATCGTGTACGGAACCGGAGCCGCCCGGCACGAAACACCGAACACCAGTTCACACGCGGTCGTGGGAAAGTCTGGTCCTGTGACCGCGGTCGGTATCGCGACACGAAGCACCGCGGAGCGATTTCGCGCGTGTCGCAGCGGGCCAGGGGCCCGCGGTCCCGGGACCAGACACGACCGCGTATCAGGTGCGGAAGTAGGCGAGGTGGATCTCGCGGCCGACGGCGGCACACGTGGCCTGGACGCTGTTGAGGAAGCCGTCGAGGTTGCGCTGGAACAGGTCGTCCACGTCCATGTACCGCAGGTCGGAGTCGAGTTTGCCCAGGTGCCGCTCGGCCGCCGTGCCGAACCGCGACCCGCCCGACACGCACCGGAGCGACTCCAGGCACCGGGCGACCCCGAACCGCATGCTCCGCGGGAACGCCTCTTCCAACAACAGGTACCGCACGACCCCGACCGGGTCCACCCGGGCGTGCGCTTGTTTCAGGTACGCCTCGTGCGCGGACGTGCCGCGGAGCAGGCTGGCCCAGTGCGCCGCCGGGGCGGCCGGTTCGTCCGCGGCGGCGCCCGCGGGCACGACCTCACCGGGGGCGGAGGCGTGGACGTTGATGACCCGGCTGAGCATGTCCACGCGCTCCAGGTGGCGGCCGATCTGGAGGAAGTGGTACGCCTCGGTGTGCGGCAGGGTGCCGTCCGCGAGGGCGGCGAACAGGACGCACTCGCGGCGCACGCGGGCCAGGAACCGGGACGGGCTGGCCTCGAACCGGGCGTGCGCCCGCGGGCTGTTGAGGAACAGGTGGAGCTTGTTCAACTGGCTCCACGTCTCGCCGGTCACGGCCTCTTGCGTGCCGCGGGCGTTCTCGCGGGCGCCGGCGACCGACGCGCAGATCGACGCCCCGCCCGTCCGGTCGAAGGTGAGGAACCGGAGGACCGCGTCTCGACGCTCGGCCGCCGGCCGGTCGATGCCGGTATCCGGGAGCGGGTCGGCCGCCTCCCAGGACGCGGCGAACGCGTCCCGCACGTTGAGCATCAGCAGGACGTCGTCGAGGGGGCCGCCGCCGTCCGCCCGCGCCGCGCCCTCGAGTTCCATCGAGTGGGCGTCTTCGAGCAACCGCGTCAGCCCCTCGGCCCGTTCGACGTAGCGGCTGATCCAGTACAAGTTCTCCGCGACGCGGCTGAGCATGGGGTGAAAACTCGGTTGTTGATGCGAGTATGTGCTCGTTCGGCTCGCGAGCGATCACGCTCATCGGCCGCGGCGCGGTCACCAAACAACGTACGGGCAGCGGGTCGGTGCAGCAGCGAATCACATCTCATGGTCCCAGTGGCGCCGGGCCGGACCTGTCGTCAACGTCAAACGGCATCCGGGTTGCCCCTGTCCCAATCGTGGATCTTTCAGTCGCTGCTGGAGCGCGACACCCACGAAGCGGGAGCAGACCGGCCCGTCGCCAGAGTGGCCACGAGCTGCGCACGTGCGACCAGACCCACGCATATTATTGCGGCACCGACCTGTATGCCAGCAGCTTGTTCGGCCACGTTCTCGATAACAATCGCACCACGCCTCTCGAACAGGACCTGGGGCGCCGCGCCGGTCGCGGCCCTCGACGGCTGGGGCGGTGGGGCGAGGGGTTCCGTGCCCGGCGCCGGCGGATGTGCGAGGTCTTTGATCGTAGTCATCACGCTCCGTGTGATGTCCGCTCAGGTCGGAGGTGTGTCGCTCATCTCGGAACCGCGTGGGGCCGGGGACATCACGCGGAGCGTGGTGACTACGATTAAGGATCCGCTCCGGCCCTTGGCGTTACGACTTGAGATTCATCTAGACGTTCAATCGAAGCCCCCCCGATCGGGAACGCGCCATTTCGGCCGTGAACCTGCTACACCAGCGGTGTGTCCGTGCGCCGTTCCATGAAAGGCCGGGGCATTCGGGGTGGTACCCTCGGGTGCCTGATCGGACCGGCCGGTACCACAGGAAGTGCAATGGGCTCCGAACCGCCGTCCCGGATCAAACTGCTTCTCGCGTTCGCCGCGATTTACGTGCTCTGGGGCTCGACTTACCTCGCCATCCGACTGGCGATCGACACCCTTCCCCCGTTCCTCATGGCCGGTACCCGGTTCCTCATCGCCGGGAGTGCTCTTTACGCACTCAGCCACCGACAAGCCGGCCCGCGCCCGACCGGGCGGCACTGGCGCAACGCGACGGTCGCCGCGGTCCCGCTCTTCGTGATCGGAAACGGCGGCGTTACCTGGGCCGAGCAAGCGATTCCGTCCGGGGCCGCCGCGCTCGTGATCGCCACCCTTCCCGCGTGGCTGTTGCTCCTTGATTGGGTGTACGGCGGGCGCACGGGGCCTCGCTGGATCGAGGTCCTCGGTATCGGGTCCGGGCTCGCCGGGGTGGCGGCGCTCTCCGCACCGGGGGGGATCGATCCGGTCGGGGCGGGGGTGCTGTTGCTGGCGGCCGTGGCTTGGGCGATCGGGTCGCTGTTCAACCGATACGCGCACCTGCCCGCCTCTCCCGTCCTCACGTCCGGAATGCAGATGCTCGCGGGCGGAGTCATCATGGTCGCGGTCGGGCTCGCGCTGGGCGAGGGGGGGCGCCTGGACCCCGGTGGCGTGTCGGGACGATCGATCGCGGCCGTGATGTACCTGGTCGCCGTTGCAGTGGTGGCCCTGCCGGCGTACACGTGGCTACTGTCCGTCACGTCCCCGGCGCTGGTGGGAACATATGCGTTCGTCAACCCGGTGGTCGCGGTGCTGCTGGGCTGGGCCGCGCTGGGCGAAGCGGTGACCGGGCGGACGGCACTGGCCGCGGCGCTGGTCGTCTCCGGGGTCATGCTGCTGGTTTGGCCGCGGCGACGGACCGCGCGCCGGGCCGAAGCCCCGCGTGCGCCCGAGACTGAGTGTGTTGTGGTAATCGGGTCCGCAGGGGGAGAAGGTGGTGGGACGGGACGAGACTGATACACGAGCTGAGGAACCTGGTACACGCGACGGGGCTGTGTTTGCGATCCTGGTCGCGCTCTCCGTGTCGCACCTGCTCAACGACACGATCCAGTCGCTGATCGCGGCGGTGTACCCGATCCTGAAGGACACCTACGCGCGGTGGTGTCTTCTTAGCCTTGCACGAGTTACCGGAGGTATGGTAAGGGATTCCGCTTCTCGGTTGGCATTTGCTCCCACGGATTGAGATCCGTCATGGACGACCTGAGCCGCTTCTGTTGCCTCAATGCCCATTGTCCCGACCATGGGAAACGGAACCACGGGAACCTGACCGTGCCGGCCCGTTATGGGCCGAACAAGACGCGGGTGCTCCGGTGCCGGACCTGCAAGGCCCGGTTCTCCGAGCGCAAGGGCACCCCACTGTTCGACGCCCGACTGCCGGCCGCGCGGGTGACCGCGGTTCTGGCTCACGTGGCCGAAGGGATCGGGACCCGCAAGACCGCACGGCTCACCGGGGTTCATACCAATACGGTGACCCGGTACATCCGACGGGCCGGCCAACATGCCCGCGCGTTGCACGACGAGCTCGTGGCTTTTTCCCCCGACGACCCGCGAAGTGCAGTTCGATGAGAAGTGGGATTTCGTGGGCCGTAAGGAGAAGAACTGCGGCCCCGACGAGACCCGGCGCGGGGACTGCTGGGACCACGTGGCCCTCGATCCCGAGAGCCGATTGGTCGTGAGCCTGTTGGTCGGTAAGCGGACCGAGGACGCGACCCACGCCCTGGTCCGTGACTTCCACCGGCGCACCGGGGGCCGAGTGATGCGGCTCATGACGTCCGACGAGTACCCGGTGTACGCCTCGGCGATCCGGGACACCTACGGGCACTTGGTGACCCCGCCGCGAACCGGGCGACCCGGTCGGCCGCGCAAGGCCCACCGGGTCATCCCGCCCGAGGTCACCTATGCGACCGTCCACAAGGAGCGGGAGAACAACCGGGTGGTGGCGGTGAGCACGCGGGTGGTGTTCGGGGCGGTGGTGGCGGTCACGGCCGCGCTACTCGCCTCGGCGGTGAGCACGGCGGTCAACACGTGCTTCGTGGAGCGACACAACGGGACGGACCGGAATCGGTGCAGCCGCAAGGTGCGCAAGAGCTATGGGTTCTCGAAGGACTGGGACACGCACCGTGCGGCCACCGCCTTCAGCTACTTCAGCTACAACTTCTGCTGGCCGGTCCGCACGCTCCGCCACAAGGGTGCCGACGGGCGCTGGCACCAGAGAACACCGGCAATGGCCGCGGGACTGACCGATCGGGTGTGGGCGCTATCCGAATGGTTGACCCTGCCAGCGGTGCAATGCAGGTAGCCCACCACCCTACGCGCTCACCTATACCCAAATCGGGCTCATCACCCTCGCGTTCCAGTTGACCGCGTCGCTGTTGCAGCCGCTCGTCGGCGCGTTCACCGACCGCCGCCCCCAACCGTACTCGCTGACGGCCGGGATGGGCTTCAGCCTCGCCGGGCTGCTCCTGCTCTCGGTGGCGACCAACTTCCCGACCATTCTCCTGGCGGCGGCCCTGGTCGGGGTCGGGTCGTCGGTGTTTCACCCCGACGCGTCGCGGATGGCGCGGGCGGCGTCGGGCGGGCGGCACGGGTTCGCGCAGTCGCTGTTCCAGGTGGGCGGGAACGCCGGTTCGGCGCTGGGGCCGTTGCTGGCGGCGTTCATCGTGGTTCCCCAGGGGCAGGGGAGCATCGCGTGGTTCTCGATCGCGGCCGTGACCGCGATGCTCGTCCTGGTCCGGATCGGGCACTGGTACCGCGGCCACCTCGCGCGGCGCCCGGCGCGGGCACGAGCCCCCGGCGGCTACGGCCTGGCGCGCTGGCGCGTCGGGGTTGCGATGGCCATT from the Frigoriglobus tundricola genome contains:
- a CDS encoding P-loop NTPase family protein; translation: MSRVFSAMTGTGSPRSAGTAEVEREDEEFVDDAETPPFVEIGGPGGPVFSAAPAKAAVTAPVPVPEAKLKQDPPRAFPRIAAPAAAVVAPPSVAAPGPDAPTGTYLSVRFHDAAPRPIGRTTDGPDAGLVALHFPDHPVSGEYRTLRDEIARQLPEATSRVLTFTAASPEAGTTTVILNLGVTLAREGQRVLVLDTNVTRPGVAPKLALRAAPGLAEVLGGHMPLTWAFQPTVVPGLQALTAGSATDAAGSDAIGAAIGRDLPKLISQLRQWFDWVLIDAGVWGVIPERDATCPSADVVYLVTREADANRPEFTGLRTWVKQLGGALRGFVTTRV
- a CDS encoding ExeA family protein, which produces MDWSHFGLDRPAFRPAVDPAAYFSAPSHDAARAALAAAFARREPAVLIDGPAGVGKSLVARKWLDDLLPDVPRALLPNAYADRPADLLQAILFDLGKPYQGLSEQELRLAVTGHLLDAATGAFPTVIVIDEAQHLSLAALEELRLLGNLETRQGVAAFAVLVAQPMLRDALRRPAYALFADRVAVRCASSRSPRTSRPGSSGTRCGRPAATPQKCSTTTP
- a CDS encoding tetratricopeptide repeat protein; amino-acid sequence: MSRTLTLIDAGWDSVRATAERGQRADALARLTTLLARPDVPAALAAEGHRFAGELALDLGRYAAARRHLKVSAALDPGRGGTHYLAGRAWEEDPDGCDRKAAICYRRAMKFGSQSLHRAAFGRAAARCGKVRFGARAMLAAAEQAPGDLAVVRIAVQGLLEAGRVAAARRVLITTRFLRPGASELVALWERVKFEAARQTQKAGATARTREIARYAQDAHFATDGDRVTLPFVRVVRGAEAPKGGPDGVAGTVRRDVASFPRPHLARLRTRKADR
- a CDS encoding PRC-barrel domain-containing protein, with protein sequence MKCYTLRAASAAFLLAAGTVPALAADPPRPIAGAAVNNTFRAKQVLGTKILIQNNTAVGTVEDLVFDDAGNLEYMIVSTNDSKLITVPWEAAKFDLEKKTAVLGITADAYKAIPTYTVTTYPQFYAPTYRTEIFRTYGLTPRELRRLERRLP
- a CDS encoding DUF2203 domain-containing protein, with the protein product MSNTPNRAGNSAGKPRKKEVTLDLSTARQMLPLVKSIVTDIVNSRRALNKLTPEQDRLERQRRELVWQERQRRYQIIDEIAAAEKALATALGELNNLGISLVDDEAGEVDFPTKVNGRTAAFSWLMGEDGLRHWHYTDEESRRPIPADWDKAGAVTPTRYRGGQP
- a CDS encoding preprotein translocase subunit SecA, which produces MSTAAPSAPEHAEPPPRVIESTPGRLGGWSRNAAVSRVGPPWHSRLSRAALVIPKVRHFEKEYRDLPDERLTEISMELRGKARGKWDLDAMLPQAFGLVSVAIQRVLRIRPFDVQLAAGTVMHFGGLVELATGEGKTVSASAPAYLNALSGKGVHVTTVNDYLAKRDAEWIGPVYKKLGLTVGVLQQKMEEPDKIAAYKADITYGTAAEFGFDFLRDRLKLRGGQAQAAPFWAAWTGGGGRLDPRVQRPLHYAIVDEADSIFIDEAKTPLIIANPTRLAEPEEQVVFKWADALARKMKRDEHFLMNAKKDKVELTDAGKHLVRYSSPPTGKHAKAMDKLLEAVERGLHAHYRFTRDHHYLVNAEGKVVIIDEGTGRPMPDRHWRDGLHQAVEAKEGAPINVASSHAAQVTFQNFYRLYDKLAGMSGTLMPNFWELRKVYRRWTTRVPTNKPSRREVMPDAVFPTEAAKFGAVVAATQEMLRAGRPVLIGTRTVDASKKISAQLTAAGVTHQVLNAEQNVSEAEVIARAGQPGTVTVATNMAGRGTDIKLGPGVAEAGGLHVIGTERHEAARIDRQLSGRAGRQGDPGSAQFMLSLEDQLLEGLGVAKMRELVELGRTGGTRDWNAFAPLFLLAQRRLEARHYRQRLDLMNYDKQRQEMLQDLGADPYVD
- a CDS encoding transglutaminase family protein — its product is MLLLIDHETRLTYTAPVSEAVIEVRTAPPSQDDQTVLGYRLRVVPVTPVTSYRDGFGNKVELFNLFAPHSEVLISSTACVRVHRRPAAEALAAVPHPTDVTRQVDAAEFLRPSPQVDFAGPVRAFAAAVPITDGGSVRDAAEAVMAAVRAHLQYEKLVTEAHTRVSEALELGRGVCQDFTHLFLAAARLRGLPARYVSGYVHQPGELATHAWAQVWGGPEIGWANIDPTHGRWVGSEHVVTAVGRDFSDVPPNRGVWKGTASEAIGVAVGVRPVDRVPDALVEPAGAAWFAPGMTAGPPQKAQPKALRQQQSQQQ